The region CTCGTAGGGTCTTGGTCTCCGCACCAATTCCTTAATGGTTCTCCCAAAAAGTATTGATGATGCTACCACAATTACCAGCGATGCAGCGGCCCTATACTGTCCCATAATTATTAGAATGATAGTGATTAGTGACCAGAAAGGTAATCTACCGTATTTGGTTAGCAATTCCATGCCTTTTCTCGGCGATCTTAGGCCGGCTACCCACGCCATGATTGTCGCCTCTCCATCATATGATTTTATCAGCACGGTGATTATTACTAACGAAATTAGTGCGGCGATTATTAACATTCGATTCCCCAAGGCCCTTGCATATTATAAATCTTGAGTTTCAAAGGCAAGATGAATCGCCTATTTTTCCACATCACCACTTCTGGGGCTCTGCCTCGCCGCTGGCTATTACTCTTAATCTATTCGATGCATCCAATTCATCCAGTATCTTAGCGACGGATGCGGGAACTAGGTTTCTCCAGGTTTCGTCTCCCTTAAGGATTTTTTCCCTTATCAGGGTGGAGACATAGATTTCACGGGAGAAGAGCGGTTGCTGAACCACCCTGTACCCTGCTCCTCGTAGAAGCATGGCGACGAATTGATTACCTGTATATGCCACGTCGAATGGAGGTATATATGACTCGAGGTACTTCACCCATGAGTGGTTATTCTCCGTGTTATTAAGCGGTATCATTATTAACCTGCCTAGATCTATATTGACTTCCTTCATTGCCTCCCGCAGCATCAGTATTCGTTCTCCTGCAGTGAATGGATCCTTCTCAGAATAATTGAATTGCGCTGACCCAACCACGATTATCAATTCATCTACTTCCCCCAATATATGTTGAATCGCCTTCACGTGTCCCCAATGAGGAGGCTGGAATCTACCTATGAATACTCCACGCATTGCATAGACCCATAATTATAGGGAATTAAGTTTTTTCCATGTTGGCCAATCTTCCCGGCTCAATTAATGAGGTCCTCCACGTAATGTGGAGGCAATAAATAGGTCTCTCCTCATTGGCTTGGATTATCGGCTTCTATGGGCAAATGCTTAAAATATACGAATAATTCGTGGAATTTGATGAAAGTAATAGTAGTGGGCGATGAGAAGACCGTCACCGCGCTCAGATTGCTGGGCATAGAGGGGTATGTGGTTAAGTCGCCCAGCGATGCCATGAAGCTCATCGATTCCTACCTGAATGATCCGGATACCGCCGGCATATTCATAACGTCCTCCATAATGGATAGCATTAGGGAGCAGGTTAACAAGATAAAGGAGCGGCGACGCGTGCCGCTGCTGATGGAGTTTCCATCGCTTGAGGGCACGGAGTATAGGCCAATAGATTACTTAAAAACACTGAGAACAGCATTAGGGATGTAGTATGAGTAATCGAGTAACTAATCTAATAGAGGACGTGTTTAAAAGGCTTCGGGACGACTTGGATGCTTGGTCCACAGATCTTAACCTGAGGCTGGAGGCAGACATATCGGGATTCCTTGATTCCCTCACTTCCAAGNATAGGGATGAGGCTAGGGACATCGATAGGGCTGCCCAATTAAAATTAGAGCAGGAAATGTATGAGGCATCACTTAAGCNTAAATCGGAGAGGCTGAAGCTAATCAATGATATATACGGCGATGTTTTATCGAGCGTTAGGAGCGAGGTAATGAAGAGGCGAAACACTCCTCAATACGCCAACTTATTAAGATCATTGCTTAACAATGCGGTTGAAGTGATTCAGTCAAACGAGGTAAAGTTAACATGTTCCCCGAAGGACATGGATGTGCTGAGAGCCATAGGCGCCGAGAAGGGGTTATCATTAACGTTGGAGAGCGGGCCTGAGGACATGCTTGGATTCAAGGCAAGCAGCATGGATGGTTCCATAACATATGATGCGACGCTGGACTCAATTCTATCCCTATTGAGTGAAAACATTAAAAACATTATCGAAAAGATCGTCGAGGAGGATAACAAGTGAGCCAAAGCGGTAAGGTACTCGTAATAAATGGTCCAGTGGTGAAGGCCGAATTACCTGGAGCTAAATTATATGAGCTAGTGTTCGTCGGCGGCATGGGGTTATTCGGCGAAGTAGTTAGAATCCAGGGCGATGTCGCTTTCATCCAAGTATATGAGGACACCACCAACCTAAGCCCGGGCGAGCCCGTTAATAGAACGGGAGAAATGCTGAGCGCGTGGCTTGGACCCGGAATAATAGGCCAAGTATATGATGGAGTCCAGAGGCCNCTTAAGCTAATCTATGATGCCACGGGCCGCCCATTCATAGCAAGGGGAATCAATTATGATAAGGCGAGCCCCCTTGACTTCGGCAAAAAATGGAGATTCCAGCCTAAGTTGAAGATCGGCGATGCTGTGGAGCCGGGTCAAGTGATTGGGGTCGNCCAGGAAACGCCATTAATAGAGCACAGGATAATGTATCCCCCGCTTCCCGGAAACAGGAGGGGAACGCTGAAGTACATAGCTAATGAGGGTGATTATGCAATAGATGAAACTGTAGCCGAAATCGATGTGGGGGGCGGCGATGTGATTAAGGTTAAGATGTGGCACAAGTGGCCCGTGAGGGTTCCGCGTCCATTCAAGGAGAAAATGCCTCCCAGCGATCCATTAATAACGGGGGNTAGAGTTATAGACACCATTTTCCCGATAGCCAAGGGGGGAGCCGCTGCGATTCCGGGTCCCTTCGGCAGCGGCAAGACAGTTACTATAAGGACGCTCATGATGTATGCGGAGACGCAGTTCGGCATACCCGTTCTCTGCGGTGAGAGGGGTAATGAAGCGGCCGACGCATTACAGGGACTCTTGAAGCTGAAGGATCCAAACACTGGTCGGCCCCTATTGGAGAGGACAACCATAATAGTGAATACCTCCAATATGCCTGTTGCGGCGAGGGAGGCATCCATATACATGGGCGCAACCATAGCGGAGTACTTCAGGGATCAAGGATACGATACGCTAATGATGGCTGACTCAACTTCGCGTTGGGCAGAGGCAATGAGGGAAGTAGCGCTAAGGATAGGCGAGATGCCGTCTGAGGAGGGCTTCCCCGCTTACCTC is a window of Thermocladium sp. ECH_B DNA encoding:
- a CDS encoding nicotinamide-nucleotide adenylyltransferase (catalyzes the formation of NAD+ from nicotinamide ribonucleotide and ATP): MRGVFIGRFQPPHWGHVKAIQHILGEVDELIIVVGSAQFNYSEKDPFTAGERILMLREAMKEVNIDLGRLIMIPLNNTENNHSWVKYLESYIPPFDVAYTGNQFVAMLLRGAGYRVVQQPLFSREIYVSTLIREKILKGDETWRNLVPASVAKILDELDASNRLRVIASGEAEPQKW
- a CDS encoding ATP synthase subunit A yields the protein MSQSGKVLVINGPVVKAELPGAKLYELVFVGGMGLFGEVVRIQGDVAFIQVYEDTTNLSPGEPVNRTGEMLSAWLGPGIIGQVYDGVQRPLKLIYDATGRPFIARGINYDKASPLDFGKKWRFQPKLKIGDAVEPGQVIGVXQETPLIEHRIMYPPLPGNRRGTLKYIANEGDYAIDETVAEIDVGGGDVIKVKMWHKWPVRVPRPFKEKMPPSDPLITGXRVIDTIFPIAKGGAAAIPGPFGSGKTVTIRTLMMYAETQFGIPVLCGERGNEAADALQGLLKLKDPNTGRPLLERTTIIVNTSNMPVAAREASIYMGATIAEYFRDQGYDTLMMADSTSRWAEAMREVALRIGEMPSEEGFPAYLPTRLAEFYERSGRVKLMGGGEGSLTIAASVSPPGGDFTEPVTSHTLRFIGAFWPLDASLAYARHYPAINWLRGFSRYVDTIAEWYRTKVAEDWVQIRNEAMSVLTREAELQEIVRILGVEALSESEKHMLNSAYMIKEGFLKQDSYNPVDVHSLPPKQYWLLKVLVDFYRKGLDAIKAGVPANALREMEIARRLPRLRMEVKNEDYKMLIKYDEELTSSIESLKKQSTRSA